From the Desulfovibrio sp. JY genome, one window contains:
- a CDS encoding zinc ribbon domain-containing protein: MPLYDFACPACGRVTELIAPMEQFFAACPDCHAPAHRIISSRGTHRSDAEWVESCTVGFDPEDTRPEVKAYLANPSDRQALARAMRAAGIRHKDHGEDEAAKRARSMMADMGPVTREVFERFQARHGR, translated from the coding sequence ATGCCGCTTTATGATTTCGCGTGCCCGGCGTGTGGCCGCGTGACCGAGCTCATCGCGCCCATGGAGCAGTTTTTCGCCGCGTGTCCGGACTGTCACGCGCCGGCGCACCGCATCATTTCCAGCCGGGGCACCCACCGCAGCGATGCGGAGTGGGTGGAGTCCTGCACGGTCGGTTTTGATCCTGAGGACACCCGCCCCGAGGTCAAGGCGTATCTGGCCAATCCGTCCGACCGTCAGGCCCTGGCCCGGGCCATGCGCGCCGCCGGCATCCGCCACAAGGACCACGGCGAGGACGAGGCCGCCAAGCGCGCCCGCTCCATGATGGCGGACATGGGGCCGGTAACGCGCGAGGTCTTCGAGCGATTCCAGGCCCGTCACGGCCGTTAA
- a CDS encoding terminase small subunit, whose product MGGKSGGLNKKQQRFVEEYIVDLNATQAAIRAGYSQKTAYRIGHDLLQKTSVSDAIETAMAERSERTKITADAVLQELARLAFSDIRKVTVFGGKGVTIKESAEIDDATAAAISEVSETTTQFGGSRKVKMHDKVKALELAGRHLGLFEKDKGPGAAVLNFVSMCPEPAPLPDEFKPPVEDGQGSQDGQE is encoded by the coding sequence ATGGGTGGGAAAAGCGGCGGTCTGAACAAGAAGCAGCAGCGTTTCGTTGAGGAGTACATTGTGGACCTCAACGCTACGCAAGCTGCTATTCGCGCTGGTTACAGCCAGAAGACCGCCTATCGGATCGGTCACGACCTCCTTCAGAAAACGTCAGTTTCCGACGCGATCGAGACGGCCATGGCCGAGCGGTCCGAGCGGACCAAGATCACGGCCGACGCCGTCCTTCAGGAGCTTGCCCGGCTTGCTTTCTCCGACATCCGCAAGGTGACGGTGTTCGGGGGTAAAGGTGTCACGATCAAGGAGTCTGCCGAGATCGACGACGCCACGGCCGCGGCCATTTCCGAGGTCAGCGAGACCACCACGCAGTTCGGGGGCTCCCGCAAGGTCAAGATGCACGACAAGGTGAAGGCCCTGGAACTGGCCGGCCGTCACCTGGGCCTGTTCGAGAAGGACAAGGGCCCGGGCGCGGCCGTCCTGAACTTTGTAAGCATGTGCCCCGAGCCTGCCCCACTGCCGGATGAGTTCAAGCCCCCGGTGGAGGATGGCCAGGGCTCCCAGGACGGCCAGGAATGA
- a CDS encoding glycoside hydrolase family protein codes for MDHADILRDFPLGVSLLKAEEGYRDKPYKCPAGHWTIGYGFNLEAHGISNDEFKNWEWDREKAQVMLLDELADIIAVLDSRFPAWREKLDGTREAVVLSSFYQLGVNGALAFKNTIAMVQAGDWEGAAQGIMASRWARQDPERAQRNADAMRTGKLPEVVRGVKIFPPEAVEVVNAAPVQPAPRVVQAEGLRFQQSDSGPVGGQVGAGVPGLGALISDISKRLGKSPAAYGATGLFTMLVGNVRLKVDLWFFDHLYHFEDAGTLAALLVMGLITWGLARRPGSIVEGKPNA; via the coding sequence ATGGATCATGCCGACATCCTCAGGGATTTTCCGCTCGGGGTGTCCCTGCTCAAGGCCGAGGAGGGGTACAGGGACAAGCCCTACAAGTGTCCCGCTGGGCATTGGACCATCGGATATGGGTTCAATCTCGAAGCGCATGGCATCTCCAACGACGAATTCAAAAACTGGGAATGGGACCGCGAGAAAGCCCAGGTCATGCTTCTGGACGAACTCGCGGACATCATTGCCGTTCTCGACAGCCGCTTCCCGGCCTGGCGCGAAAAGCTCGATGGCACACGGGAAGCCGTCGTCCTCTCGTCGTTCTACCAGCTTGGCGTCAACGGTGCCCTCGCCTTCAAGAACACCATCGCCATGGTCCAGGCCGGCGATTGGGAAGGGGCGGCCCAGGGCATCATGGCGTCCCGGTGGGCCAGACAGGACCCGGAGCGCGCGCAACGCAACGCCGACGCCATGCGCACCGGCAAACTCCCGGAGGTGGTGCGCGGTGTCAAAATTTTCCCTCCTGAAGCGGTTGAGGTCGTTAATGCAGCACCTGTTCAACCCGCGCCACGTGTGGTGCAGGCTGAAGGATTGCGGTTTCAGCAATCCGACAGCGGACCGGTGGGCGGCCAAGTGGGAGCGGGTGTACCGGGCCTTGGGGCTCTGATTTCCGACATCTCCAAACGCCTCGGCAAGTCTCCGGCCGCCTATGGTGCAACCGGCCTTTTCACGATGCTGGTGGGGAACGTCCGCTTGAAGGTGGACTTGTGGTTTTTCGACCATCTCTACCACTTCGAAGATGCCGGTACTCTCGCGGCGCTGCTCGTTATGGGCCTGATTACGTGGGGGCTCGCTCGTCGTCCCGGCTCGATCGTGGAGGGCAAGCCCAATGCGTAA
- a CDS encoding terminase family protein has translation MNVQAEYRPLPKQAALHASPANEILYGGAAGPGKSHALRMEGLHWCMRIPGLNVYLFRRTFPELEKNHILPSQAHFPMGVGTFKSQAKRWDFVNGSKLFFASCQYEQDVFAFQGAEIHLLLIDELTTFTEFQYDYLRGRLRCALVIPERYRHKIPGIVCASNPGGVGHAFAKRRWVDFVKPMQLKMAAQEEGGMLRTYIPGLLQDNPILMQRDPGYLARLDALPEPYRTAYKDGNWDIFIGQAFEFSRARHVVKPMPIPEHAPLYMTFDWGYGAPFALGWWWEDADGRLYRFGEWYGWNGTPNQGMRLVDSEIAKGILQREERWGLKGRPIVRLAGPDCFSKKPDYRGGGQGPSTAEEFAKEGVDLTPGDPSRVTKIRRFRERLMLPKDDSAPMLLVYESCEQFIRTIPLLQIDPLNVEDIDTTGEDHIYDEACHVCMLRAPAGDGLTAGANWGRKS, from the coding sequence ATGAACGTCCAGGCCGAATACCGCCCTTTGCCGAAGCAAGCTGCGCTCCACGCCAGCCCAGCCAATGAGATCCTGTACGGCGGGGCCGCCGGCCCGGGCAAAAGCCACGCTCTGCGTATGGAGGGCCTACACTGGTGCATGCGCATCCCGGGTCTGAACGTCTACCTGTTCCGCCGCACGTTCCCCGAGCTCGAGAAAAACCACATCCTTCCGTCCCAGGCCCATTTTCCGATGGGCGTCGGCACGTTCAAGAGCCAGGCCAAGCGGTGGGACTTCGTCAACGGCTCCAAGCTTTTCTTTGCCTCCTGCCAGTATGAGCAGGACGTTTTCGCGTTCCAGGGGGCGGAAATCCACCTGCTACTCATCGATGAGCTGACCACGTTCACGGAGTTCCAGTACGACTACCTGCGCGGCCGTCTGCGCTGCGCCCTGGTCATCCCCGAGCGGTACCGCCACAAGATCCCCGGCATCGTCTGCGCCTCGAACCCTGGTGGCGTAGGGCATGCCTTCGCAAAGCGGCGATGGGTGGATTTCGTCAAGCCGATGCAGCTCAAAATGGCCGCCCAGGAAGAGGGCGGCATGCTGCGCACCTACATCCCCGGGCTGCTCCAGGACAACCCGATCCTGATGCAGCGTGACCCGGGCTATCTGGCGCGCCTGGATGCCCTCCCGGAGCCGTACCGCACGGCCTACAAAGACGGGAATTGGGACATCTTCATTGGCCAGGCCTTCGAGTTCAGCCGGGCCCGGCACGTCGTTAAACCCATGCCCATCCCCGAGCATGCGCCCCTCTACATGACGTTCGACTGGGGCTATGGCGCCCCGTTCGCCCTGGGCTGGTGGTGGGAGGATGCCGACGGCCGGCTTTACCGGTTCGGGGAGTGGTACGGCTGGAATGGCACGCCCAACCAGGGCATGCGCCTCGTTGATTCCGAGATTGCCAAGGGCATCCTGCAGCGGGAGGAGCGATGGGGCCTGAAGGGGCGGCCCATTGTCCGCTTGGCCGGGCCAGACTGCTTTTCCAAGAAGCCCGATTACCGCGGCGGCGGCCAAGGCCCGAGCACGGCCGAGGAGTTCGCCAAGGAGGGGGTTGACCTGACCCCGGGCGACCCTTCGCGCGTGACCAAAATCCGCCGTTTCCGGGAACGGTTGATGCTGCCCAAAGACGATAGCGCGCCCATGCTCCTGGTCTACGAGTCCTGCGAGCAGTTCATCCGCACCATACCTTTGCTGCAAATCGATCCCCTGAACGTCGAAGACATCGACACCACGGGCGAGGATCACATCTACGACGAGGCGTGCCACGTCTGCATGCTGCGTGCTCCGGCAGGCGACGGCCTGACGGCCGGGGCAAATTGGGGGCGGAAATCATGA